From a region of the bacterium genome:
- the rbfA gene encoding 30S ribosome-binding factor RbfA, with translation MDDGRRIKRVSAEYFEELSKMLITEINEPKLKHARVTEVSFTKDLHLARVYYVVDGENPNVAEADKGFKKCRGFLKRELSQRIPLRYAPDLEFIFDDKYESNLRLEKIFSDLDKTKEKAE, from the coding sequence ATGGATGACGGACGTCGCATAAAACGTGTTTCGGCCGAGTATTTTGAAGAATTATCCAAAATGCTGATCACCGAAATTAACGAACCTAAATTAAAACACGCCCGTGTTACCGAAGTTTCCTTTACTAAAGATCTCCATTTAGCGCGCGTTTATTATGTAGTGGATGGGGAAAACCCTAATGTTGCTGAAGCAGATAAAGGATTTAAAAAATGCCGCGGTTTTTTAAAGCGTGAACTTTCACAGCGTATACCTCTTCGATATGCCCCCGATTTAGAATTTATCTTTGATGATAAGTACGAATCCAACTTAAGGCTGGAAAAAATCTTCAGCGATCTGGATAAAACTAAAGAAAAAGCAGAGTAG